Proteins from a single region of Paenibacillus sp. BIHB 4019:
- a CDS encoding alpha/beta hydrolase produces MTKLTVGSENHAPIELFYEDRGTGKPVVLIHGWPLSGRSWEYQVPALIDAGYRVITYDRRGFGQSSQPWEGYDYDTFAADLHKLLEHLDLREAALVGFSMGGGEVARYIGTYGTERVQKAVLAAAVPPYLYKTEGNPDGGVDDALIKEFEDGVKKDRLAFLDGFTKNFFAAGEKSDLVSEPARLYNRDIAAFASPKGTLDCIKAFGRTDFRDDLTKINVPTLIIHGDSDAIVPFEVSGKRSHKAIAGSRLALIKGGPHGVNATHPEAFNKALIAFLNG; encoded by the coding sequence ATGACAAAATTAACGGTTGGATCGGAAAATCATGCTCCTATTGAGCTTTTTTATGAGGATCGGGGTACAGGAAAGCCGGTGGTGCTCATTCACGGCTGGCCGCTGAGCGGCCGTTCGTGGGAGTATCAGGTGCCGGCGCTGATCGATGCTGGTTATCGTGTCATTACCTATGACCGCCGCGGATTTGGACAATCCTCTCAGCCTTGGGAAGGCTACGATTATGATACCTTTGCTGCTGATTTGCATAAGCTGCTTGAACATCTTGACCTGAGGGAGGCTGCTCTCGTCGGGTTCTCAATGGGCGGGGGCGAGGTAGCCCGCTACATTGGCACTTACGGAACGGAGCGGGTTCAAAAAGCCGTCTTGGCGGCAGCTGTCCCGCCATATCTATATAAAACCGAGGGCAATCCTGATGGCGGCGTTGATGATGCCCTGATCAAGGAGTTCGAGGACGGGGTAAAGAAGGATCGCCTGGCCTTTCTTGATGGATTTACTAAAAACTTTTTCGCCGCTGGGGAAAAGTCGGATTTGGTAAGCGAGCCGGCTCGCTTGTACAACCGCGATATTGCCGCTTTCGCCTCGCCGAAGGGGACGCTGGATTGCATCAAGGCGTTTGGGCGCACCGATTTCCGCGATGATTTAACAAAAATAAATGTGCCGACGCTCATTATCCACGGCGATTCCGATGCGATTGTGCCATTCGAAGTAAGTGGAAAACGTTCGCACAAAGCCATTGCAGGCAGCAGGCTTGCTTTAATTAAAGGCGGTCCGCATGGCGTTAATGCGACGCATCCCGAGGCATTCAATAAAGCCTTAATTGCGTTTCTAAACGGGTAG
- the lepB gene encoding signal peptidase I, giving the protein MKALKEIGSWVSTFGIAVVLSLIIGVFIIQPYKVDGHSMDPTLQDKERIYVSKISHTLSELPDYGDVVVIDSRVNRERHLTDDLLEHPLLQLFMKNNTNDNTVFYVKRVLGKPGDVLEFKDHKTFRNGVALDEPYLNETMNFVSDQQWNVPEGHIFVMGDNRNHSSDSREIGYIPLDHVMGVKKFP; this is encoded by the coding sequence ATGAAAGCCTTGAAGGAGATTGGCAGTTGGGTCAGCACTTTCGGCATTGCAGTTGTACTTTCATTAATTATTGGTGTATTTATTATTCAGCCCTATAAGGTTGACGGTCATTCAATGGACCCGACTTTGCAGGATAAGGAACGAATTTACGTTTCGAAAATCTCTCATACGTTATCCGAGCTCCCGGATTATGGCGATGTGGTCGTGATCGACAGCCGGGTGAATAGAGAACGGCATTTGACAGACGATCTTTTGGAGCATCCGCTGCTGCAGCTTTTTATGAAAAATAATACGAATGACAACACCGTGTTTTATGTCAAAAGAGTGCTCGGCAAACCAGGCGATGTGCTGGAATTTAAGGATCATAAAACCTTTCGCAATGGCGTGGCGCTAGACGAGCCTTATTTGAATGAAACGATGAATTTTGTTTCGGATCAGCAATGGAACGTTCCTGAAGGGCATATTTTCGTCATGGGCGACAATCGCAATCATAGCTCGGACAGCAGGGAAATCGGATATATTCCGCTCGATCATGTGATGGGCGTTAAAAAGTTTCCTTAA